Proteins encoded by one window of Monoglobus pectinilyticus:
- a CDS encoding phage scaffolding protein, whose translation MKREYLKSLELSEEIIDKIMDENGKDVEAIKNKYADYDNIKVQLKEANKQIENFKSMDIDKIKQAADDWKSKFDESEQEHKKQIEKFIKETAIKTAIADKAQDIDIVAKLFDMDKITVDEDGKVSGVDEQLTAMQESKKFLFKTNEVQVDYTPRSGKTKSINPFAKDTFNLTEQGQLLKDDPEKAKALAAEAGTKI comes from the coding sequence ATGAAAAGGGAATATCTAAAAAGCTTGGAGTTGTCTGAAGAAATAATTGACAAAATTATGGATGAAAACGGCAAGGATGTTGAAGCTATAAAAAACAAGTATGCCGATTATGACAATATTAAGGTTCAGCTTAAAGAAGCCAACAAACAGATTGAAAACTTTAAAAGTATGGATATTGATAAAATCAAACAAGCTGCTGATGATTGGAAAAGTAAGTTTGATGAATCTGAACAGGAACACAAAAAACAGATAGAAAAGTTTATAAAAGAAACTGCAATTAAAACTGCAATAGCCGATAAAGCCCAGGACATTGATATTGTTGCAAAGTTGTTTGATATGGATAAGATAACAGTTGATGAAGACGGCAAGGTGTCAGGAGTGGATGAACAGCTGACAGCTATGCAGGAAAGTAAAAAGTTTCTCTTTAAAACTAATGAAGTTCAGGTTGATTATACCCCTAGAAGCGGAAAAACAAAGTCAATTAATCCATTTGCAAAAGACACATTCAATTTGACAGAACAGGGCCAATTGCTTAAAGATGACCCGGAAAAAGCCAAGGCTTTAGCGGCTGAGGCGGGAACAAAAATTTAA
- a CDS encoding major capsid protein: MPGTTLTDIIVPELFNPYVIEKTMELSELVQSGIIKNNTEYNTLASQAAPMVQMPFYEDLNGESEQIIEGEDLTDEKITSNKDISVILRRAKMWSATDLSAAMSGSDPMAAIGALVAGFWSRDMQKELIAVLKGIFGTTTATTGENATAAETRLSSNILDISGGSGAAAKWSGAAFIDAQQLLGDAKSQLTAIAMHSAVESALRKQDLIETQRPSDASPFNTYMGKRIIIDDGCPYTGSGANMVFSTYLFGDGAIALGNGSPVGFVSTETDRAKRKGSGVDYLINRKTYILHPRGISWTNADVAKTEGPSRAEVAKAENWKPVFEAKKIRIVEFKHKI; encoded by the coding sequence ATGCCAGGAACAACATTAACAGATATAATAGTGCCGGAGCTGTTTAATCCATATGTTATTGAAAAAACAATGGAGCTTTCGGAACTGGTGCAAAGCGGAATAATAAAGAACAATACGGAGTATAACACACTTGCGTCACAGGCGGCACCAATGGTGCAAATGCCTTTTTACGAGGACTTAAACGGAGAATCAGAACAAATTATTGAAGGCGAAGATTTAACAGATGAAAAAATTACATCAAATAAAGATATATCGGTGATACTGAGACGAGCGAAGATGTGGAGCGCAACCGACCTGTCAGCTGCGATGTCGGGGTCAGACCCGATGGCGGCAATAGGAGCACTCGTTGCAGGATTTTGGTCACGAGATATGCAAAAAGAGCTTATTGCAGTATTAAAGGGCATATTCGGTACCACAACGGCAACGACAGGAGAGAATGCTACAGCCGCAGAGACAAGACTGTCAAGTAATATTTTGGATATTTCAGGAGGGTCAGGAGCGGCTGCAAAGTGGTCGGGCGCAGCGTTTATTGACGCCCAGCAGTTGTTAGGAGATGCTAAGTCTCAGCTCACAGCGATAGCAATGCACAGCGCTGTTGAATCAGCTCTCAGAAAACAAGATTTAATCGAAACACAAAGACCGTCTGACGCGTCACCATTTAATACATATATGGGTAAGAGAATTATTATAGATGATGGCTGTCCGTATACAGGCAGCGGCGCAAATATGGTATTCTCGACATATTTGTTTGGCGATGGCGCTATAGCGCTGGGCAATGGAAGTCCGGTGGGTTTTGTTTCAACGGAGACGGATAGAGCAAAGCGTAAAGGTTCAGGTGTTGATTATCTTATTAACCGTAAGACATATATATTACATCCTCGTGGAATCTCGTGGACTAATGCCGATGTTGCCAAAACTGAGGGACCGTCAAGAGCAGAAGTAGCAAAAGCTGAGAACTGGAAACCGGTTTTCGAAGCTAAGAAAATTAGAATAGTGGAGTTTAAACATAAGATTTAG
- a CDS encoding HK97 gp10 family phage protein: MIRCNFNDLKVFRNNLGKLTNTEYDRLAEECCNEIAARLLRMTKQNTPVDTGHLKRSWKMEAARKNGNVWCSVVYNTADYAMYVEYGHRTTNHKGWVTGRFMLTNAEKEIERIVPQLLEKRLLQKLGELFD, encoded by the coding sequence ATGATACGCTGTAATTTTAATGATTTAAAAGTTTTTAGGAATAATCTAGGTAAATTAACAAATACAGAATATGACAGATTAGCAGAAGAATGTTGTAATGAAATTGCCGCACGATTGTTACGTATGACAAAACAAAACACGCCTGTGGATACAGGACATTTAAAACGCTCGTGGAAAATGGAAGCTGCTAGAAAGAACGGTAATGTTTGGTGTTCGGTTGTGTACAATACAGCTGATTATGCTATGTATGTCGAATATGGACACAGGACAACCAATCATAAAGGCTGGGTAACCGGGCGGTTCATGTTGACAAATGCTGAAAAAGAAATAGAAAGGATTGTCCCACAATTATTAGAAAAGCGGTTATTGCAGAAATTGGGTGAATTATTTGACTAA